Part of the Drosophila kikkawai strain 14028-0561.14 chromosome 3L, DkikHiC1v2, whole genome shotgun sequence genome is shown below.
AAGTCGCACGCCAAAAAGGCCAAGCCAGCCCCGCTCCTGGCCACGACTGCCGAACGATGCAGCATATCGTTGGAGCACATCAGCTCGGGGCTTTCGTGCCTGCAGTACTTCAATGGCAGCCAGGAGGAGAAGCTCAAGGAGTCGGAGACGCATGCCAAGCAGGAGGAGAAGCAGCGCATCCTGCACGAGGAGCAGAATCCCAATATGGCCAAGCCCTTCAGTGCCATCCCGCTGCCCTACGAGCAGCTGAAGCTGACTCAGCAACAGGCGGTGCCGGCGCTGAAGAAACCAAGCTCCAAAGCCAAACGGAGCAAGTCCAAGGAACTGGCCACCACAGCCAAAACCAAATCCTCGACTGCCAGCAATCGGCAGTTGAGTGCCAAGTTCAACACCCAGCACTTTGGCTCCTGGAACGTGCACCTCAAGCTGCTTCTGCTGGAGAAGGCCTGCCTGACGTTTGCCACCCTGGCGGAACAGCACTACGAGTCGCGCCACTACGGCTCCACGCTGCGCTTCATTGAGCTGGCCTGCCGGTGCCAGCAGGTGCTCAACAAGTACATGGCCAATGTGGTCTCCCAGTACAGTTGCCTGCTGGGCCGGGCTGGCGATTGCTTCTTTCAAATGTCCAAGCACTGGGAGGCCATCGAGGAGTACGAACAGCAGTACGAGGAGCAGGATAAATCCGTGGGCGTTATTAACGACGAGTTGTCGCAAGAGCTGGAGGGAGAGGAGGAAGAGCTGCCCACTCTGGCCCCGGTCAAGAACGTGGAGCAGGTGATGCTGCACAGCTGCAAGTGCTACGAGCTGGCCCTGGAGCACGCCCAAAAGGCGGAGAGCAACGAACTGCTACGGAGACTGGGAAACGTTAGGAACGAGCTGGGCCTGAAGTACATGTACTGGGCGCAGGGTAAGTTGTGGAATCCCATATTTCGGCTTCTGGATCTAAACCcatgtcgtttttttttagaggaaTACAGCGATGTGATGAAGCAGAAGGAGTCTGTCAAGGCTGCAGGAGATACCAAGCTGGAGGACACACAGAGCTCTGAATCCGTCGATCCGCTCTACGTGAAACTGACTGTCAATTCCTATGACTGCCTGCGTCGTGGCATCGATGCCTTCACTGCCGTTCAGGACAATGTAAATCTGGCTTTTCTCTACTGCAACATGGGCAGGTTCATGCGCCTGCGGGCCCATCTCACCATGCCAAATGAGAGGTAAGTGTTGCACCCCCAGCTTATCCAGATCCTGGCTAACCAGCTTATCCCAGCGCCATCGCCTTGGACACCCAAAAAGCATTTTACAACGAGGCCTTCAACTACTATGAGAAGGCCAAGGACTGCCTGGACACAAGGAAGGCCAACGCCGAGCTATGGGACCTTGTCCACTGGGAACTCTCCACTGCCACCTTCACTTTGGCGAAACAGTTGCAGGACTACAGTGCAGCTGACATGACCAGCCTGGCGGAGGCATCCAAAGAAGTACTGGAACTATTGCAGAAATCCCTGAAACTCTGTGATGTGGAGCACCCGGGGGCTCGCCAAGTGCTGTACAGCTTTAGATCGGGGCTGATACACAAGAGGTAGGGAGGTCACACCTTGGATGTACTGGCAGAATGCTCCTTACAAACGTGTTTTTCACCAGAATTGCCTCCTTTCACTACTCGCAACTTCGTTCCCATGGCAGCTGTGAGTTTTCTCAACTGCCCAAAGCCACCTTGCAGCTCTGCAAATATCACTACGAAAAGGCCACGCAGATACTGGAGGTCCTCAAGGAAACGGGCGAGTTGCTGGTGGTGCAGCTGGAGCGGATCTCCCTGCACGAGTTCCTCGCCGAACGTGAGTACCAAAGATGTCATCATAAAACACTTTAGGTAATTTCGTTCGACTTTCCTACAGTTTCCACGCACCCCGCCCAGAAGATCAAGCAAATGCAAGCGGCTTTGGACATTTGCTTGCAGTGCCATCTCATTTTTGCTCACGTCATCGATGCTAACAGTGGCCAAGCGGCCGACGACGAGTTTGCCGGCCATTTGACGCTCTTTGAGAGCCGCTTGCAAAACGCTCTGAAGACTCTCACCAAGCTGCTGCTGACCGGCAAGGATCCCAAGCAGCTGTCCAAGCTGTACAAGCGCATGTATATGGAAACCTTGACTGGGAAACATGGCACAGGGGCCCAGCAATCGCCGGCAACTGGCTCAAAGCATTTGCACACGCTGCTCACCCGGCTGCGCGCCATGTGCGACGCCCAGCTGGCCAGCGACTAGCCGTCCGTACGTGTCTTCTGATGGTTTTCGCCCCCCCAGAGCCCATAACCGATCAAATTGTATGCATTGCTCGTCGCTTGTTTATTGATGTCTCATCTCAGCCCCGCCGCCCGCAGCCGCAGTCATCGCTGTCGCGGTCCAAGTGCTCCGCCCCCAACTGCAAAGCAgccagcatcagcatcacAGCCACCTGTAGGATCTGCAAAGAGAGAGGGGAAACTGTAACCACTGCTGATGATGAGCTCGCAATCAGTTAATCACACCTTGCAGCGCAGACTTTTCATTTTGTGAGCCCGTTTTCTGTGCTGGCCATCGTCGGCTCAGCTCTTATAAAGTCTGAGGGCCTCGGCCCAAACGTGTCGCTCATCTAGATTGTGGCCCTGTTAAATATCTTGTCCAACAAGCTGGCAATATCGGACTTGCGATGGATGATGGAGAGCGTCCGGCCCTCTAGAGCGGATTCTCTCTTGCATCAATTACACCACGAATActgttaatattaaatatttaccgtGTTCGCTAGATATTCTCCAGCCTTACAAtaacattattatttaattcctaaGAGCAAAGCCAACAATAAAGAATAAAGTCTTAAAGAGTAAGTGCTTCTGGGTG
Proteins encoded:
- the LOC108077526 gene encoding uncharacterized protein, which encodes MKSLRCKILQVAVMLMLAALQLGAEHLDRDSDDCGCGRRG
- the LOC108077521 gene encoding erythroid differentiation-related factor 1, translating into MEDRNEEIEPCRSIGPHELDVVKSQAVIKLSPVPLPAHFKRLECNTNLNLPPLNWLTTSHSSHGLHQALYQSAGFASFRLGQMFPDCVGEVDVVSDAENIKQLLKLPYSAQSAISMVVHKVGNTLLLDEFDIQKYLLRKADDDWKWLRTFILEHILTYGDTQHNYCLKERSREALQTKNLLSKFLYHSLKQTGEELDYDVATTPTQLTSRRQGLPITGPVLPEPKIEENVPDPKSSHAFNRNVVWTFEDIRMLIGTDMPIFGGPNRPCISLRLRDAAQPINVLTGIDYWLDNLMCNVPEVVMCYHLDGIVQKYEIIKTEDLPYLENSQFSPQVVRNVAQNILAFLKANATKAGHTYWLFKGRNDDVVKLYDLTTLCQSQSQTAEKSEGDPPQQQVNPFTVPVGMLLYSVARNMKNTLPRISPKAAGNIRALLDNCIKLLPKEQYPQIVSSSHYILSDLHVPAGIDPKAPKFEEDSDDQSLYDDDEEDEEDDYEDDLLNCDYPSEKSYQSSEQGGGRANVAVRHICDALRDFKSHAKKAKPAPLLATTAERCSISLEHISSGLSCLQYFNGSQEEKLKESETHAKQEEKQRILHEEQNPNMAKPFSAIPLPYEQLKLTQQQAVPALKKPSSKAKRSKSKELATTAKTKSSTASNRQLSAKFNTQHFGSWNVHLKLLLLEKACLTFATLAEQHYESRHYGSTLRFIELACRCQQVLNKYMANVVSQYSCLLGRAGDCFFQMSKHWEAIEEYEQQYEEQDKSVGVINDELSQELEGEEEELPTLAPVKNVEQVMLHSCKCYELALEHAQKAESNELLRRLGNVRNELGLKYMYWAQEEYSDVMKQKESVKAAGDTKLEDTQSSESVDPLYVKLTVNSYDCLRRGIDAFTAVQDNVNLAFLYCNMGRFMRLRAHLTMPNESAIALDTQKAFYNEAFNYYEKAKDCLDTRKANAELWDLVHWELSTATFTLAKQLQDYSAADMTSLAEASKEVLELLQKSLKLCDVEHPGARQVLYSFRSGLIHKRIASFHYSQLRSHGSCEFSQLPKATLQLCKYHYEKATQILEVLKETGELLVVQLERISLHEFLAELSTHPAQKIKQMQAALDICLQCHLIFAHVIDANSGQAADDEFAGHLTLFESRLQNALKTLTKLLLTGKDPKQLSKLYKRMYMETLTGKHGTGAQQSPATGSKHLHTLLTRLRAMCDAQLASD